The following proteins are encoded in a genomic region of Pelodictyon phaeoclathratiforme BU-1:
- a CDS encoding response regulator transcription factor encodes MRLLIIEDEPGIAGFLKDGLEEEYFAVDIAYDGKSGLDMALINEYDLIIVDWMIPAISGIEVCRQIRKTGNAVPILFLTAKDTLEDVIFGLDAGANDYIKKPFEFEELLARIRVQLRNKNRNDDSLNAGILNINPVTHQVFCASTEVTLTPKEFALLEYLVRNKDRVCTRSRIIEHVWDIHFDSDTSVIDVYITFLRRKLEAAGCGNIIQTIRGVGYIVREPEISKT; translated from the coding sequence ATGAGATTACTGATTATCGAAGATGAACCGGGAATAGCCGGATTCCTCAAGGATGGACTCGAAGAGGAGTACTTTGCCGTTGATATTGCCTATGACGGAAAAAGTGGGCTCGACATGGCACTGATCAATGAATACGACCTGATTATCGTTGACTGGATGATTCCCGCCATCAGCGGTATTGAGGTCTGCAGGCAGATTCGAAAAACAGGGAATGCCGTCCCGATACTTTTTTTAACCGCAAAAGATACGCTTGAAGATGTGATTTTCGGACTTGACGCCGGTGCCAATGATTATATCAAAAAACCCTTTGAGTTTGAAGAGTTGCTTGCCCGCATCAGAGTACAGCTCAGGAATAAAAACCGAAATGACGATTCACTCAACGCCGGAATCCTTAACATTAACCCGGTAACCCATCAGGTATTCTGTGCTTCAACTGAAGTGACCCTCACACCGAAAGAATTTGCCCTCCTTGAATATCTTGTACGTAATAAAGATCGAGTCTGTACCAGAAGCAGAATAATCGAGCATGTATGGGATATCCATTTTGATTCCGATACCTCCGTCATTGATGTCTATATCACCTTTCTGCGCAGAAAACTCGAAGCTGCAGGTTGTGGAAACATTATTCAGACCATCCGGGGAGTGGGATATATCGTTCGTGAACCAGAGATTTCAAAAACATGA
- a CDS encoding DUF4405 domain-containing protein: protein MKQTLKSWATPLAVGAFTISTVTGLLIFFDIEIGLVEPVHKWLSWLLVTAVLLHLISNGKQFVTYFSKKTALGIIGAALIITIASLLPIFGEEDEGKEKGKEHQGKIAVQLLESSSLETVALVTRITEKLLVEELGKSGIIVKNPSLTIQQIASTNKKSEKEVLDAILKQTKRSVTKESDND, encoded by the coding sequence ATGAAACAAACATTGAAGTCCTGGGCAACACCCCTTGCTGTTGGTGCATTTACTATCTCCACAGTCACCGGCCTCCTGATTTTTTTTGACATAGAGATCGGTCTCGTTGAACCTGTTCACAAATGGTTGAGCTGGCTTCTTGTCACAGCAGTTCTGCTCCACCTCATATCGAACGGGAAACAATTCGTTACCTATTTCTCAAAAAAAACGGCTCTCGGTATCATTGGCGCTGCACTCATCATCACGATTGCTTCCCTGCTGCCAATATTCGGTGAAGAGGATGAGGGAAAAGAAAAAGGAAAAGAACATCAAGGAAAAATTGCGGTACAGCTCCTTGAATCATCATCGCTGGAAACCGTTGCTCTTGTTACCAGAATTACTGAAAAGCTCCTTGTTGAAGAACTCGGAAAAAGCGGTATCATAGTCAAGAATCCATCGTTGACCATTCAGCAAATTGCCAGTACCAATAAAAAAAGCGAAAAAGAGGTTCTTGATGCCATTTTAAAACAAACAAAGCGTTCCGTCACAAAAGAGAGCGATAACGATTAA
- a CDS encoding ADP-polyphosphate phosphotransferase: MPISFDHDALWIRKGEQVSLDKRPTLVEPMYRSKKEYKTMLADHVAQLSKLQQVHYADNRYSVLLIFQAMDAAGKDGVIKHVMSGVNPQGCQVFSFKHPSAQELDHDFLWRSNRCLPARGHIGIFNRSYYEEVLIVRVHPEILVVQGIPDELIKGGEVWAERYQSIVDMERHLYRNGTRIVKFFLHLSKEEQRKRFLDRINAPAKNWKFSAADLEERKYWEQYMQAYESCLSATSSKQAPWYVVPADDKQTARLIVSQIIVHTLTDLGLSYPETSDQRHSELKNIRKRLMEERA, encoded by the coding sequence ATGCCGATCTCTTTTGATCATGATGCTCTCTGGATTCGTAAGGGTGAACAGGTGAGTCTCGACAAGCGTCCAACTCTTGTTGAGCCCATGTATCGTTCCAAAAAAGAGTATAAAACCATGCTTGCTGATCATGTTGCGCAGTTGAGTAAACTGCAGCAGGTTCATTATGCCGATAACCGCTATTCGGTGTTGCTGATTTTTCAGGCGATGGATGCTGCTGGCAAGGATGGTGTTATCAAGCATGTGATGTCCGGTGTGAATCCGCAGGGTTGTCAGGTTTTCAGTTTCAAGCATCCTTCGGCCCAGGAACTTGATCATGATTTTCTCTGGAGAAGCAATCGTTGCCTGCCAGCGCGGGGTCATATAGGGATATTCAATCGTTCATACTATGAGGAGGTGCTGATTGTTCGAGTGCATCCTGAGATACTTGTTGTGCAGGGTATTCCGGATGAGCTGATCAAGGGTGGTGAAGTTTGGGCAGAACGGTATCAATCGATTGTTGACATGGAACGGCATCTCTATCGCAATGGGACAAGGATCGTGAAGTTTTTTCTTCATTTGTCGAAAGAGGAGCAGAGGAAACGATTTCTGGACCGGATTAATGCACCGGCAAAAAACTGGAAATTCAGCGCTGCTGACCTTGAAGAGCGCAAGTACTGGGAACAATATATGCAGGCTTATGAGAGCTGCCTCAGCGCTACCAGCAGCAAGCAGGCGCCATGGTATGTTGTTCCTGCTGATGACAAACAAACTGCTCGCCTGATTGTGTCACAAATCATCGTTCATACCTTGACTGATCTTGGTCTGTCATACCCTGAAACAAGTGATCAACGTCACAGTGAGTTGAAGAATATTCGCAAACGGCTGATGGAAGAGCGTGCATGA
- a CDS encoding tetratricopeptide repeat protein — MMKKSVTFFFCLMLFFGTAIADSREKIEETQLKAEQGNAQAQNKLGVFYEIGLGINQDDREAVKWYRLAAEQGYAEAQFNLGEMYEEGRGVQQDKPTAKAWYREACKNGWECGCKKLKLMDDDDCG, encoded by the coding sequence ATGATGAAAAAATCAGTTACCTTCTTTTTCTGCCTGATGCTTTTCTTCGGAACAGCAATCGCTGACTCACGGGAAAAAATTGAAGAGACACAGCTCAAGGCTGAACAGGGTAACGCTCAAGCCCAGAATAAACTCGGAGTTTTCTATGAAATCGGCCTGGGAATCAATCAGGATGATCGAGAGGCTGTCAAATGGTATCGTCTGGCTGCCGAGCAGGGATATGCAGAGGCCCAGTTTAACCTCGGCGAGATGTACGAAGAGGGTCGCGGAGTGCAACAGGACAAACCGACGGCAAAAGCCTGGTACAGAGAAGCCTGTAAAAACGGGTGGGAGTGCGGTTGCAAGAAGCTCAAACTGATGGACGACGATGACTGTGGATAA
- the hisF gene encoding imidazole glycerol phosphate synthase subunit HisF yields the protein MLAKRIIPCLDVRDGRVVKGINFEGLRDAGSILEQARFYNNELADELVFLDISASLESRKTTLEEVLKVSGEIFIPLTVGGGINSVERAREVFLHGADKVSVNTAAVNDPFLITRIAERYGSQAVVVAIDIKKTGEDYLVFTHSGKKPTCYEALEWAHKVQELGAGEILLTSMDRDGTKEGYDNDILAKISTSVHIPVIASGGAGNLEHLYDGFTKGHADAALAASIFHFRQHSIREAKEYLRQRGITVRI from the coding sequence ATGTTAGCCAAACGGATCATCCCCTGCCTCGATGTTCGAGATGGCAGGGTGGTAAAGGGAATAAACTTTGAAGGGCTGAGAGATGCAGGCTCCATCCTTGAACAGGCACGCTTTTACAATAATGAACTGGCCGATGAACTTGTCTTCCTTGATATTTCAGCATCACTCGAGTCACGCAAAACGACGCTTGAAGAGGTACTGAAAGTTTCCGGAGAGATCTTCATTCCTCTCACCGTCGGAGGCGGAATCAACTCGGTCGAGCGCGCCAGGGAGGTTTTTCTGCACGGTGCTGACAAGGTTTCTGTCAATACCGCAGCAGTCAATGACCCCTTCCTGATTACCCGGATTGCAGAAAGATATGGATCCCAGGCTGTTGTGGTTGCCATCGACATCAAAAAAACGGGGGAAGATTATCTGGTCTTTACCCATTCAGGCAAAAAGCCAACCTGCTATGAAGCACTTGAATGGGCCCATAAAGTCCAGGAACTCGGCGCAGGAGAGATCCTGCTGACCAGTATGGATCGGGACGGTACAAAAGAGGGATATGACAACGATATTCTCGCCAAAATATCAACATCAGTCCACATTCCCGTCATCGCATCCGGAGGCGCAGGCAATCTTGAACACCTCTATGACGGTTTTACCAAAGGCCATGCTGACGCAGCGCTTGCAGCATCAATCTTCCACTTCCGCCAGCACTCAATCCGTGAAGCCAAAGAGTACTTGCGGCAAAGAGGCATCACGGTCAGAATCTGA
- a CDS encoding acyltransferase family protein translates to MTTLTTNRDSTIDTLRGLACILLVAYHVIGITPDSGLRIQEGVLKDANSLLIYIRMPIFTFLSGFVYAQRPFSSNWKKFMAGKIRRLIVPMLFVGTLFALVQTLTPGTNTAITNWRVLHLMPVAHYWFIEALFLIFLVIIPLEHFKILQNKTGFALPFLIAALLYVSNAGTPWLSIAGAIYLFPYFLVGLYCSRFPVQINNRKILGYVLITTIILFLLFFGQQYGGERRSLNALIIGTLFCTGLLFIEYESLFLAKIGIFSYSIYLFHVFFTAASRILFIKIGITEIWVLFILGTALGIAGPILVERIASKYNPTRILLLGKRPKESRVFVENSDESKK, encoded by the coding sequence ATGACTACACTCACGACAAACAGAGACAGCACTATCGACACACTCAGAGGTCTTGCCTGTATTCTTCTGGTCGCCTACCATGTCATCGGAATCACTCCTGACAGCGGCCTTCGTATACAGGAAGGAGTTCTGAAAGATGCCAATTCGCTGCTCATCTATATTCGTATGCCGATCTTCACCTTTCTTTCAGGCTTTGTCTATGCGCAAAGACCATTTTCATCGAACTGGAAAAAATTTATGGCGGGAAAAATACGACGCTTGATCGTTCCCATGCTTTTTGTCGGCACACTCTTCGCCCTCGTCCAGACCCTTACCCCTGGAACAAACACAGCAATAACGAACTGGCGTGTTTTGCACCTCATGCCTGTAGCACACTATTGGTTCATTGAAGCGCTTTTTTTGATCTTTCTCGTTATCATTCCCCTGGAACATTTCAAAATCCTGCAGAACAAAACCGGCTTTGCCCTCCCTTTCCTGATAGCCGCTCTGCTCTATGTCTCCAATGCCGGAACTCCTTGGCTCTCGATTGCTGGCGCCATCTATCTCTTTCCCTATTTTCTCGTCGGCCTCTACTGCTCACGTTTCCCGGTGCAGATCAACAACCGGAAAATTCTGGGGTATGTGCTCATAACAACCATCATCCTCTTTCTTCTTTTCTTCGGTCAACAATATGGTGGAGAAAGGCGTTCACTGAACGCACTCATCATAGGCACCCTGTTCTGCACTGGCCTGCTCTTTATCGAGTATGAATCCCTGTTTCTTGCCAAAATCGGCATCTTCTCCTACAGCATCTACCTTTTTCATGTTTTTTTTACAGCCGCATCCAGAATTTTATTTATCAAAATCGGCATAACCGAGATTTGGGTACTCTTTATCCTCGGTACAGCCCTCGGTATCGCCGGACCAATACTTGTTGAACGGATTGCCTCAAAATACAATCCCACAAGAATTCTGCTCCTCGGCAAACGCCCCAAAGAGAGCCGGGTTTTTGTCGAAAACAGCGATGAATCAAAAAAATGA
- a CDS encoding metal-dependent hydrolase yields MIFGHLPAGYITSKLLLRKCYNDSINPGAFMFWGLFGAIAPDIDLLYYLLIDPFEPRNHHHTYVTHLPIFWLTLLLISVFWLLLQRNRGKNQATFFIFVLNGFIHIVLDTLTGHIFWMSPSMDNAIFWIADTSAETNYFTHWTFALELLLILWALTEWYKSAIKKRAKRNNPIT; encoded by the coding sequence ATGATTTTTGGACATCTACCGGCAGGCTATATTACATCAAAGTTGTTGTTGCGAAAATGTTACAACGACTCCATCAACCCGGGGGCATTTATGTTCTGGGGTCTGTTTGGCGCAATTGCCCCGGATATTGATTTACTGTATTATCTCCTGATCGACCCTTTTGAGCCCAGGAACCATCACCACACCTACGTTACCCATTTACCGATTTTCTGGTTAACCCTGTTACTGATCTCCGTATTTTGGTTGCTACTACAACGTAATCGCGGCAAAAACCAGGCCACTTTCTTTATATTTGTCCTTAACGGATTTATCCATATCGTACTGGATACCCTTACCGGCCACATCTTCTGGATGTCGCCATCCATGGATAACGCAATTTTCTGGATAGCCGATACTTCAGCCGAAACAAATTATTTCACTCACTGGACATTTGCTCTTGAACTACTCCTCATTTTATGGGCTCTCACCGAATGGTATAAAAGCGCCATAAAAAAGAGAGCCAAAAGAAACAACCCAATAACATGA
- a CDS encoding glycosyltransferase encodes MTTRAIAYLCSEYPAISHTFIYREIESLRKAGMSVHTASIRKPSNLDVMTPDEQQEAGRTLMVLSMPLPQMLAAHLHCIKKNPTGYLRMAASGLRLLTTGPKSPLKAAAYFAEAGILLQWLHQNGVTHIHEHFANPTAIVAILMKTYGGISYSISVHGPDIFYTVDSAMLPEKIRKAAFVRCISHYCKSQIMRLSEPQEWHKLHIVRCGVDPDLYTPRAEPENPVPNILCVGRLVPAKGQYILLEACGLLKKEGLEFHLTIVGDGPDKLILEKAVNSGNMKGSATFTGALGQDKVRDYYQRADLFVLASFAEGVPVVLMEAMAKEIPVISTRITGIPELIEHEKDGLLATPGDAEDLANQIRKLLTTPRLRRELGVAGRKKVVTLYNQHTNNQQMATLFHEEELVSQRTRT; translated from the coding sequence ATGACAACAAGAGCGATAGCCTATCTTTGCAGTGAGTATCCTGCAATTTCTCACACCTTTATTTATAGAGAGATTGAGTCGCTCCGAAAAGCCGGAATGAGTGTCCACACGGCATCAATCCGGAAGCCATCGAACCTTGACGTCATGACTCCGGATGAACAACAGGAGGCTGGTCGTACCCTCATGGTACTTTCCATGCCATTACCCCAAATGCTTGCCGCTCATCTGCACTGCATAAAGAAAAACCCGACGGGATACCTGCGCATGGCCGCATCGGGGTTACGACTGCTGACCACTGGACCAAAAAGTCCGCTGAAGGCGGCGGCCTATTTTGCTGAAGCGGGCATTCTCCTGCAGTGGCTTCACCAAAATGGCGTTACCCACATTCACGAACATTTTGCAAACCCCACCGCCATTGTAGCAATACTGATGAAAACCTATGGAGGAATAAGCTACAGCATCTCCGTACATGGCCCTGATATCTTTTATACCGTTGATTCCGCCATGCTTCCCGAAAAAATCCGGAAAGCTGCCTTTGTCCGCTGCATCAGCCACTACTGCAAAAGTCAGATCATGCGCCTCAGTGAGCCACAAGAGTGGCATAAACTCCACATTGTCCGCTGTGGAGTAGATCCTGATCTTTATACTCCAAGAGCTGAACCCGAGAACCCGGTACCGAACATCCTCTGTGTTGGAAGGCTGGTACCAGCAAAAGGTCAATATATCCTGCTCGAAGCTTGTGGGCTCCTGAAAAAAGAGGGACTCGAATTTCATCTCACCATTGTTGGTGATGGTCCCGACAAGCTTATACTTGAAAAGGCTGTCAACTCAGGCAACATGAAAGGCTCGGCAACCTTTACCGGTGCACTCGGACAGGATAAAGTGCGCGACTATTATCAACGGGCCGATCTCTTTGTGCTTGCAAGCTTTGCCGAGGGTGTCCCTGTCGTGCTGATGGAAGCCATGGCAAAAGAGATTCCGGTTATTTCAACCCGAATCACCGGAATACCCGAACTCATTGAACATGAAAAAGATGGGCTGCTGGCAACACCGGGTGACGCAGAAGATCTTGCCAACCAGATCCGCAAGTTGCTCACCACCCCCCGACTACGTCGAGAACTTGGAGTTGCAGGCCGAAAAAAAGTTGTCACACTGTACAACCAGCACACCAACAACCAACAAATGGCAACTCTGTTTCATGAAGAAGAACTTGTATCGCAAAGAACTCGAACGTGA
- a CDS encoding radical SAM protein: protein MNVTELLTLGLSHTRNAIAEALYLKTNIDVTRPITFHALVNERCNCKCRHCEYWRQAEYIPELTIEEWKKSLLSIKEFTGSFAVNFSGGEPFIKKGFIDLLIFCRDHDIHAGVTTNGALLNEKNAANIVAARPFNLNISCDSHTPEIHDYIRGMNGLFNKITKGISLLQQEQAKQNVTFPIIIKPTIMSLNFRSLPEIVQWAMNIGATAVNFQPLGRWTRETYDELWIEEKDWPELDRSMEKLIAMKRAGAPIMNSEEVLRLVTASFQEKTASPEYMPCRIGLQEFYIRPDGDVKLCFHFPSIGNTTTQSAKEIWRGAEAKKIREATIKCDKLCLLTCLSHKSLTNKFSQALTILSRQKKTESLH, encoded by the coding sequence ATGAATGTCACCGAATTGCTGACTCTGGGACTCAGCCATACGCGCAACGCCATTGCTGAAGCCCTCTATCTTAAAACAAACATCGATGTAACAAGGCCCATAACATTTCACGCACTGGTCAATGAGCGATGCAACTGCAAATGTCGTCACTGCGAATACTGGCGACAGGCAGAATACATCCCGGAACTCACTATTGAAGAGTGGAAAAAAAGCCTTCTGAGCATAAAAGAATTTACAGGCTCGTTTGCGGTCAATTTCAGCGGAGGTGAGCCGTTTATAAAAAAAGGGTTTATTGATCTGCTCATTTTTTGCAGAGATCATGATATTCATGCCGGAGTTACAACAAACGGAGCATTACTGAATGAAAAAAATGCCGCGAACATTGTCGCCGCAAGACCATTCAACCTTAATATTTCCTGTGACTCTCATACCCCTGAAATTCATGACTATATCAGAGGCATGAATGGCCTGTTTAACAAAATCACGAAAGGGATCTCCCTGTTGCAACAGGAACAGGCGAAACAAAACGTCACCTTTCCGATTATCATAAAACCGACGATCATGTCGCTGAACTTCCGATCGCTCCCGGAAATTGTCCAGTGGGCTATGAATATTGGAGCAACCGCAGTCAATTTTCAGCCTCTCGGAAGATGGACTCGTGAAACGTATGATGAACTGTGGATTGAAGAGAAAGATTGGCCTGAACTTGACCGTTCGATGGAAAAATTAATCGCCATGAAACGCGCAGGGGCACCGATCATGAACAGCGAGGAAGTTCTTCGACTCGTAACAGCAAGCTTTCAGGAAAAAACAGCCTCTCCTGAATACATGCCATGCAGAATAGGCCTGCAGGAGTTTTATATCCGTCCTGATGGCGATGTCAAATTATGTTTCCACTTTCCCTCCATCGGCAATACCACAACGCAGTCTGCGAAAGAGATCTGGAGAGGAGCCGAGGCAAAAAAAATCCGTGAAGCTACCATCAAGTGCGACAAATTATGTCTTCTGACCTGCCTTTCACACAAATCACTGACCAACAAATTCAGCCAGGCGTTGACCATTCTCTCTCGTCAAAAAAAAACAGAATCCCTTCATTAA
- a CDS encoding VanZ family protein, which yields MQPYQAKLLRFWIIIIAMVFAGSFLTMTAIFHVLKIDLIIHILIYGILSFLPLLIFRKRKTAFLISLAIAPLSFLFESMHSIISGWPFEYLDAFANNVGVIAGMTAGLLVRLKKHYENESTIKMPL from the coding sequence ATGCAGCCATACCAAGCGAAACTCTTAAGATTCTGGATCATCATCATTGCTATGGTCTTTGCTGGCAGTTTCCTGACTATGACAGCTATTTTCCATGTCCTCAAAATCGATCTTATTATCCACATCCTTATTTACGGTATTCTCTCATTCCTTCCCCTGCTCATATTCCGCAAACGAAAAACAGCGTTTCTGATATCGCTTGCCATCGCACCATTAAGCTTTCTGTTTGAGTCCATGCACAGTATTATAAGCGGATGGCCCTTCGAATATCTCGACGCCTTTGCCAATAACGTCGGTGTCATAGCAGGAATGACCGCAGGACTCCTCGTACGATTGAAAAAACACTATGAAAATGAATCGACAATAAAAATGCCACTGTAG
- a CDS encoding serine O-acetyltransferase produces the protein MLISATEPDWQREKAVPGRYEPAKYLLSTIRSYQRVKMKGGPVSMITAPFLVLLHRFWSAVSGADIPLDSRIGGGLMMPHPNGIVIHPEAEIGPNCLIFQQVTIGAGLKPGLPVIEGHVDIGAGAKIIGNIRIGAHARIGANAVVLHDVPAGATAIGVPAKIL, from the coding sequence ATGTTGATTTCAGCAACCGAACCAGACTGGCAAAGGGAAAAAGCGGTTCCCGGACGTTACGAGCCTGCAAAGTACTTATTGTCGACAATTCGCAGCTATCAACGGGTCAAAATGAAAGGTGGGCCCGTTAGCATGATTACAGCCCCTTTTCTTGTGCTGCTTCACCGGTTCTGGAGTGCAGTCAGCGGAGCGGATATTCCACTCGACTCCAGAATCGGAGGCGGACTCATGATGCCCCATCCAAACGGCATCGTCATCCACCCCGAAGCTGAGATCGGGCCTAATTGCCTGATCTTCCAACAGGTCACCATCGGCGCTGGGCTGAAACCTGGCCTTCCGGTCATAGAGGGACATGTCGATATCGGCGCCGGAGCAAAAATTATCGGTAACATCCGAATCGGAGCACATGCCCGTATCGGAGCAAATGCCGTCGTCCTTCATGATGTACCCGCCGGAGCAACAGCTATAGGGGTACCGGCAAAAATTCTTTAA
- a CDS encoding glycosyltransferase family 4 protein: MACLPVLFGYHASNLGNSHVPLSLCRYWNESGRNATLSVPSADELLVYPWLKPAMSGLKKALVYKIGSKEQPRVIVEQLFFKTEKLSSPVYLWAGLSLDIFERFHKRGTKIIVERINCHRSTSRRIVEKAGEHFGINLAGSISDEQIEEENRKLAIADAIFCPSPMVRASMLENNIPEHKLLSSSYGWSPERFPSAAAPRPKNPKPVFLFTGTLCIRKGIPLLLEAWKKADIDGELLLCGGIDQEIQTLMAKELTRNNIRHIAYTKNIGLVYAQADVFVFPSLEEGGPMVTYEAMAHGIPPIVTEMGGGAIVQNNINGIVLPDMNIDAWAEAITDLAENPQKRAILGEQARVRSQKFTWQNVAEQRALLLEKRYPNLWKRST; encoded by the coding sequence ATGGCCTGCTTACCAGTACTGTTCGGCTACCATGCATCAAATCTCGGCAACAGTCATGTTCCACTCTCCTTATGCAGATACTGGAATGAATCCGGGAGAAACGCTACGTTAAGCGTTCCAAGTGCCGATGAACTACTTGTTTATCCCTGGCTTAAACCAGCTATGAGTGGATTGAAAAAAGCGCTGGTTTACAAGATTGGATCAAAAGAGCAACCAAGAGTTATCGTTGAACAATTGTTCTTCAAAACCGAAAAATTATCCTCTCCGGTCTATTTATGGGCTGGACTGTCACTTGATATTTTTGAGCGTTTCCATAAAAGAGGGACTAAAATTATTGTTGAAAGAATTAACTGTCACCGTTCAACATCACGAAGAATAGTTGAAAAAGCTGGTGAGCATTTCGGAATCAACCTTGCCGGTTCGATCAGTGACGAACAGATAGAAGAGGAAAACCGTAAACTTGCCATTGCTGATGCCATATTTTGTCCGAGCCCGATGGTAAGAGCCTCCATGCTTGAAAACAACATCCCCGAACATAAATTGCTCTCAAGCAGTTACGGATGGTCCCCGGAACGATTCCCCTCTGCTGCTGCCCCACGACCGAAAAACCCGAAACCGGTCTTTCTGTTTACAGGAACCCTCTGCATACGGAAAGGTATTCCTCTGCTTCTTGAAGCATGGAAAAAGGCTGACATTGATGGCGAGTTACTCCTGTGTGGCGGAATTGATCAAGAGATTCAGACACTCATGGCAAAAGAGCTGACAAGAAACAATATTCGCCATATCGCCTACACAAAGAATATCGGTCTGGTATATGCCCAGGCTGATGTCTTTGTCTTTCCAAGTCTTGAAGAGGGTGGGCCTATGGTAACCTATGAAGCGATGGCACATGGAATTCCACCGATTGTTACCGAAATGGGAGGAGGAGCGATTGTTCAGAATAACATCAACGGGATAGTGCTTCCCGACATGAATATTGATGCCTGGGCTGAAGCAATTACCGATCTTGCTGAAAATCCTCAAAAAAGAGCGATTCTCGGTGAACAGGCCAGGGTGAGGTCACAAAAATTCACATGGCAAAACGTAGCCGAACAACGCGCCCTTTTACTTGAAAAACGCTATCCCAATCTATGGAAGAGGAGCACATAA